GTGGAACACGTTGGCACCCTGATAGTCATAGATAAAAAAGTAACCGGCGCTGCCAAATCTCAGTGGCCGCAGGGCATCATTGATGTTGCCGTTTTGCCCCAGGCTTATCTGGTGGTCGACCACGGCAAGGGCAATCTGGGTGGCCTCCTGGAGCTGCTGTTGCCGCTCATTGACCAGCTTTTCCTTAAACAGGGCAACCGAATCGTCCAACGCCTGGCTCTCAACCTGCCAGGAATAGCTCATCACGGCAGTAAGGATCAGCACCAAAGGCACCATGGCCAGCAGCAAAAGTTTGTTTCTCAGACTGTAATTAGACATGGATATGGACATACACCTCTCCTTCGATTCGCTCTCGGCGCCGGGATTTATATGTGTTGAGTATAGCCCTACTACTCGAGGCTGATGGTGGCGTGTTCAATACCTTGTTGCCATGGCCGACACAGCAAGGTTCAACGTTCGACTTATTGACGGAAAAAGTCCAAAAGGTGAGAAAGGGCCGCCAGAACGTGCAGCGCCAACAGCACCACAAACCCGATGGCAAGGTCTTTGTGCCAGGCCCGCCAGCTTAAGGCCTCAGCGCTGCCTTCGGTGACATACCATCCCAGCCCGGTCAGGGCAACGGCCACCAATACAAGCGCACAAAGCCCTTCGAGCAGGCTGAACAGCCCACTGCCGCCGCCCTTGGGCAGTTTGGCCGAGGCCAGTGCTTTGATGTCCTGACGCAGGGCGTCACTGCCCCACAGCGGAAAAAACTGCCGCCATCGCCCCTGCGTCACACAGGAAATCAGCAGCAGCAAGGAGATGGGCACCAGCAAGAGCCCCAAATACACGTGCAGCACATCCCAGACAGAGGCATTGTCCCTGAGCCTGCGGCCCAGCAATAAAAATGGCGCCGATACCAGCACAGGTAATAGGGGCAGCAGCACCATCAGATGCAACTTGGGTTGCAGTTTCAGCCACACTCGTTGCAAGCCATTACCACTGGGATTGCCATTCATCGGGATAAAATTTCCATAGATGCTATCTCTCGGGAAAACCTATCAACTTTTTGCCAGTCGGTGTACTCCACCTTGGTATTGGGGTCGGTTGGTCCCTTGGTCAACCACATGATAAATCTGATGATATTTCTATCCATGGCGCTATAGCCCTGATAATGCAGGTTACCGCCAAATACCTCCAGCAACTCAGGGCGCCAGGGAGATTTAGCTAAAAAGTCCTGCATATAGGGATTGGTGGCCGCCGTATTCTTGGCTTGCTTTCGGGCCACCAGACTGACAGAGAAAAAGGCACCGGCACGGCTTCGCAGCGCGTCCAGATTTTGCTCGATAAACTGGTACACGGCGCTGTTGTGTTTGCCATGGCGAATGCTGGCCCCCAACACTACCTTGTCGAATCCCTCCAGACTCGGCGCCTGATCCAGAGGCATCAGGGTCACCTCGTGGTCAAGGCCGCGCATCACCTCGGCAATGCGATCGCAAATCTTGCGGGTCTGACCATGGACGGTGGAAAAAAGAATAAGAGTTTTGCTCACGGTTTACCTGCCATAATTGCTCGGGCTTTAGGCGATAATAGGTCAAAGTGTATGATTTTTTATTGAATTGGATCACGAGCCATGGGTAGCGTACCGGCCGGGATGCTTAAATTCCAACTGCCTCACATTTGTGCCCCCGTGGGCTACATCCAAAGTTGCTTAATTTGGTCGGTAGCCAAATGGGGTGGCAGGGTTTAACATGCCAAAATCTTCTGTATTCACTGGTGTTAACATGCTTTCAGGGAGTGAGGGACAACAGGCCCAACGGCTGCTGCTTTGGATGACATTTATTATGTCCATGGTGTTTGCCGTGTGGCAGGCGCTGCTGAACAACTTTGTTATCGAACGGGCGCATTTCAGCGGTGCTGAAATCGGCATGTTGCAAAGCCTCAGGGAAGTGCCCGGATTTCTGGCGTTTACCGCCATCTTTGTATTGCTGATTATCCGCGAGCAATCCTTTGCCCTCTTGTCTTTGTTGGTGATGAGTATTGGCGTTGCCATCACCGGCTTTTTACCCTCGGTCATGGGGCTTTACTTCACCACTGTGCTCATGTCGGTGGGCTTTCACTACTACGAGACCCTCAACCAATCCCTCACCCTGCAATGGGTCGACAAAGAACACACCGCCGGTTTTATGGGCAAGGCCCTGTCGTGGAAGGCCGCTGCAGCCCTCGGCGGCTATGGCAGCATTTGGCTGCTGATGACAGTCTTCAAGCTCGATTATGTGTGGATGTACGCCTTCGTCGGTGGCATGGGTTGCCTGATGACGCTGGGGCTGTGGCGCCACTTTCCCCGCTTCGATACGGGAGAGGTGCAGCATAAGAAGGTGATATTGCGCCGCCGCTACTGGCTCTACTATTTACTGACCTTTTTCTCCGGCGCCAGACGGCAAATTTTCGTGGTGTTTGCCGGCTTTATGATGGTGGAGAAGTTCCATTACAGTGTCAGCGAAATCACCGCGCTGTTTTTGATTAACTACGTCATCAATCTCCTCTTTGCCCCCGCCATTGGCCGCCTGATTGGCCGCATCGGCGAGCGCAATGCGCTGTGCCTGGAATACGTTGGCCTGATTGGGGTATTTGTAAGCTACGCCCTGGTGGAAAACGCCCACTTTGCCGCGGCCCTGTATGTGATTGACCATCTGCTGTTTGCCATGGCCATTGCCATGAAAACCTATTTCCAGAAGATTGCCGACCGCCCTGATATCGCCGCCAGCATGTCGGTCAGCTTTACCATCAATCATATTGCCGCCGTGGTGATCCCTGTGCTTTTGGGCTACCTGTGGCTAGAGTCCAACGCGGCCGTGTTTTATATCGGCGCCGCCATGGCCGTTTGCTCGCTGATGCTGTCGCTGAACGTCCCAAGGCATCCCGCCCCCGGCAATGAAGTCTTGTTTCCAGCCAAGGCCCTGACACAACGACCTGACGCAGCGCAGTGACCGAGTAAAAAGAGACCACGCCATGAGTAACACCGACAGCGAGCCGGAATTCAGCCTGACCTCAGCCAATAGCCAGAGCGACACCTCAGCCAGACGCAAGGCCTTATTACTCGGGCGTATACTGGGGCTTGCCAGCGAAGAGGGCTATCGTCCATCCAATGTGTCGGTGGCAGAACGGGCGGCGCACCGGGCCCGCAAAATGGCGGCTCAGCATCAGGCCAACGTAGAGTCTATTTACACCCTGGCGCTCAAGCACACGCCATCTGACATAGTCGGCGCCGACCCTGACCCCGACTGGCTGTATCAGTTTTTTCAGATGGCCGAGCAAATCCATAACCGCCGTATGCAAGAGTTGTGGGCCCGCATATTGGCTAAAGAGCTGACCGAGCCGGGCAACTTCAGCTTAAGAACCCTGGAAACCTTAAGACGCCTCACCTGGCGCGAGGCTCAGACACTGGAAAAGGCCCTCGCCGTGGCCGTGCGCGTGGGCAGCGACGACCGGCTGAAAATTCTTTCCGGTTTCCGGGTCACCGGCGGTATAGGCCAGCTGTTTCGTAAATCCTCTTCTGTTACCCTGCCCTTATCCCAATTCGGCCTGCCCTACTCGGCTCTGGTCACCCTGATGGATTTGGGCATATTGCACAGCAGCGAATTTGAAACCGGCGAGCTGGACCCCAAACGCAGCTTCTCGCTGATACTGCCCAAAACCGAGCTTAAGCTCACCCCCAAACACGGCCATCTGCTGCTGTCTTACTACCGTTTTTCCACCGTGGGCGATGAGCTGGCCCATCTGGTACGCCCCCACACGGAGTCCAACTTCGGCCCTGCCCTCAAGGGCATGCTCGCCAAGGACTTTGATGTGACCTGAGTTGGCAGCTCAATCATCCCTCCCCCTGCGGCGGCTGTCCCATCCCAAGCGCCGCGGGTGGCCATCACCTGACATGCCAAGACATTTAACCCGCCCACAATTGCTGCTATAGTGCGCCGTCTTTTTACACAGCCCAGCTTGAGCCGCCCTATTAGCCGTCACCCATTAGCCGCCCATGAACAGAAAGAAGAAAATCAATCAGACCCTGATTGCCAAAGACAAAAAGAAGAAAGCCAAGCTCCACGGCAGCAATAAGCCAAAGTATGTTTCCAAAGCAGACAGGGAGAGGTTGGCACAGCTGGCGGTTGCTGATGGACCCGAGCTTGGTTCAAGCGATGCCGTGGTGAGTGAGCATCAACCTGCCAACTGAGTTAGTACCCTCTTAATCCGGTGGTGATACGTTGAATGTCTCCACCATTCCAGCTCCTATCCAGGTTTACCCAAAGTACATTCCAAAAAGTACTTCGTTAAGTAATCGTATTAACGGTAACTTTGAGTAAAGCGCTCATGGTAAGAGTAAATAAATTTACTGCCTCAATGCCCGGACTCACTTGGCTAAAAGCTGAGCGTTTCTGGATCCTGAAGGACCGAAATCACCACATCTGGCAATTGGCGCGATCAACAGAACTTAAAACGTTTTTAGAAGAACTGTCCCTATACGCCATTGAATTTGCAATCGCCCTACCGAACTGTAATAGTCGCATTATTTGAAAATGAACAGATTTCAAACAACCACTAACTGAATACTAAGGTTTGCGACGAGACCGAGTGTAATAAAACACGCGTGAAGTAGCCTGCTTATTCGTAAACGTAAAGGCATTGGTTCAGCTAACTATACGACCGAGTGGTGTAATACCGACAGCTGGCAAAGTCCCAAGTTTGGTGGTTCTGTCATAAATTTCTGCAACGAGAGGAAAATCAAATCAAAACCATCGGCTTGCTGGGCGGCATGAGCTGGGAATCCAGTCTCAACTACTACAAAGCAATCAACGAAGGTGTTAAAGCCAGACTCGGTGGTCTGCACTCTGCAAAAATTTTGATGTATTCAGTTAACTTTGCCGAGATAGAGCAACTCCAGCATCAAGGAGATTGGTCAACATGTGCCACGATTCTGACTGACGCTGCCAAATCCATAGAGTCCGCAGGGGCAGACTTTCTGCTTATATGCACCAATACTATGCACAAGGTAGCACCAGAGATTGATGCCAATATAGGCATTCCCATTCTGCATATTGCCGATGCAACAGCGGAGCGGCTTAAATCGGACGGAATTGACAGAGTCGGGTTACTGGGCACCCGCTTCACCATGGAACAGGACTTCTACAAATCCCGGCTAATCGAGCGCTATGGCATCGAAGTACTGGTGCCAAATGCGGCTGAGCGAGAACTTGTGCACGATGTGATTTATAACGAACTCTGTCTTGGCAAGATAAAACCAAAATCCCGCGAGGTGTATCTGGCCATCATTGACTCGCTTGCGAATGCTGGTGCCGAAGCCATCATCCTCGGCTGCACCGAAATCGCCCTTTTGGTAGAGCAGAACCACACTCACATCAAACTATACGACACAACCCAAATACATGCAGAGCAAGCAGTAGCTAAGGCGCTTGAATAAAATAGGTGCGATACATGGTTAACTTAAATGGAGTGCTGAATATCAGCAATCTCTCTCGAGCTTTGTTAATTAGGATATTGTTTTTCAGCGGATTCTTTACTCTACTGATTACGTCATTTCAGCTCTACTCTGACTATCAGCGTGGAGTATTAGATATCCAGCGTGAGGCAGAACTATCTATCAAACAAACAGAGGAGTCTCTGGCAGCTGCAGTTTTTGAGTTGTATGATGTTCGAGTTGAAAGCATATTGGATTCCATAAACAGCTTTAATGCTTTCGCTGAAGTAACGTTGATAGTTGACAGCAAACTCCCCGGCTACAATTCAATAAATTATGTAGTTACAAAAAAATGGAGCGAAGATGCCATAAAAAAAGAGTACAGCAAAGAATTAACATACAAAGCACTAAATATTAAGATTGGGAAAATAAATTACAAGCTCAACTCATCTCCTTTGAAAGAAAAAATATTTAGTCAAGCATGGACAATTTTACTATCTCAGTTCATTAAGACTATTTTTGTTTCAGCATTCATCCTTCATATTTTTCAAAAGTTTGTCATAAAACATCTCGCTGAGATTTCTACATGGTTAAACAATTTCAAACCTGACACCTCATATAACCCTAAAAATATCGATTTAGAGTCAGATAGTAGCAACGAGATGACAAAACTCAAATCTGCTATTCTTGAAATGGGGCAACAAGTATATAGACATACCATCGAACTCGAAAGCATGGTTGCATTGAGAACGGCCGAACTGGAAAAACTCGCATATACTGATGGCCTGACAGGAATTGCGAATAGGTCAGCATTTTTTAGCAGAGCCGAAGCAGAATTACGCAAATCTCATCGATTATCCTACGATGTGGGAATATTGATGTTAGATTTAGACCATTTTAAATCTATTAATGATACCTTCGGCCACGAAGCCGGAGACAATGTATTAAAATTAGTTGCCGATACAATCAGTACTTGTCTACGTGAGATAGACATGTTTGGAAGAGTTGGTGGTGAGGAGTTTGCGATTTTAGTTCCTGGTACAGATAAATTTGGCATGCAAGCCTTAGCAGAACGCCTGAAAAGCGCAGTATCGAATACCGATGTATCCTTTTTAGACGCCGAGAAAAAGATATCAGTAAGCATTGGCTACACCAAAATTTATCCTAATGAATCATTAAAATCTGCACTAAAGAGAGCTGACGAGAATCTATATTCGGCAAAAAGAAATGGCAGAAATTGCTATGTAACAGAGATAGATTTTTTACCCAAGGTAGTAAACCAAACAGATTGATTAATTTAAGTTGGAGTGAGCAGAGGCCAAGTCCCCATCGAAGCCGCTTTGGATGTTGGGCTGAGGAAAACCAGCGAGCCGAGATAGGGCGAGTGTCGCGAAGCGACTAACAATTAACAATTCAGGACTTATTCTCTGGAACCGTGATTTTGGTATATGTACAAGATTCAGCCTATATAGTCGATGAAGATGGTACGCTAGTTAAACTTCCTGATGACAAAGTAGAAGCAGACTTAATTCAAAAGACAAGTTTTACCAGTATAAGTTCTGCAAAGATTTTTCTTAAATTTGTATCCAGTCTAAGAAGCATTGGCGCTGAAACTTGCAATACAAAACAGCAAACTATCACTGATAAAGATGGAATTGAGCGAGTTGAATATGTTATTGATTTTTGACATTGCGGAGTTAATATGATTAATTTAAATGCAACCATGCTGGCGCAAATACTTACATTTATACTAGTGGTGATAGCGCCCTTAATTTTTGCATATAAAAAAAGCCATTTAAAAGGAAGTTATTGTGGACTTTTTTGTTTTTGTTTTTCCCTATCATTACGCCATTAATTTATTTGTACATACAATCAAAAGCCTCTGATGAAACCTCCCCCTTATAGGGGGGATTGGTAAGGAAAAGATAGGACAGGCACAACACTTTACTCGCAGTGAGTACCTGTTTTACCTCCGCGTGGCGGCCATAGGCCTCCGGGAAATGCTAGTGAAATAAAATTGTTCATCTCACTGTCGGACGACACGCTTATTCCCCATCGAAGCCGCTTTGGCTGTTGGGCTGAGGGAAACGAGCGAGCCGAGATAGGGCTATCGAGGCAGTGACCGTCGAGCTGGGAGCGAGTCGGTCACGGTGCTCGTTTTCAGCCCATAAAGCAAAAGTGCTCGGCTTCGTCTGGGGTCGCTGGGGGATTGGATAAGGGGGCAAGTCGATACTGCCCCCTTTCCTCGGGTGTGGGGTGAAACCCCACGACTTTAGTCGCTTTAAAAGCGTCAAACCTGCAAAGGTTTAAGATTAGATTTCCGGTGACAGCTAACACCGTAGCCAAGGCGGAACTCCATAGGCAAAAGCCGAAAGCTCAATCAGGCAGGAATATATCCACCACTAATCAAATAATCCACCAGCTTCGCCACCTGAGAATCCAGATCGCCCTCACTGGTATCAATCACCAACTCCGCACTCACAGGTGCCTCATAAGGCGAAGAAATCCCAGTAAAATCTTTAATCTCTCCAGCCCGGGCCTTCTGGTAAAGGCCCTTGGGATCGCGGGATTCACACACGGTAAGCGGCGTTGCCACATGCACCTCAATAAACTCCCCCTCTCCCACCAAAGCACGCACCAGGTCGCGCTCGGCTCGCTGGGGCGAAACGAAGGCCGAGAGCACCAAAAGCCCCGCATCCAGCATCAATTTGGCCACTTCGCCTACGCGGCGTATGTTCTCCCGTCGGTCTTCGAGGCTGAAGCCCAAGTCTTTACACAGGCCGTGGCGCACGTTATCGCCATCCAAAAGATACGAGTGCAATCCGCGGCGAAACAATTCGGCTTCCAAAGCACCGGCGAGTGTGCTCTTGCCAGCGCCAGAGAGCCCGGTAAACCAGAGGATGGCACCGCGATGGCCCTTTTGCGCTGCGCGTTCGCTGTGGGTGATGGCGTGTTGGTGCCACACAATATGATTCATTTTCTCTCCTTGCCTCTGACCGTTACAGGCTGTGGAACGGGAACATCAGGGGGATCAACGCCAGCACCGCGAAGGTGTAGGCAATTGCCATGGGGATCCCAACGCCAACATATTGTTTTAATCGATAATTGCCCACGGTGAATACCAAGAGGTTGGTTTGGTAGCCCCAGGGGCTGATAAAGCTGGCACTGGCACCAAAAAGCACCGCCATGATAAAGGGCATGGGGTCTATGCCAAGGCCCTGCGCGAGGCTGATGGCAATGGGGCACACCAAGGCTGCTGCGGCATTATTGGACATCAGCTCAGTTAAAAAGAGTGTCAGCAGGTATACCCCCGCCATCACAAAGAAATAGTGTACACCGCTGAAACCTGCAGTCAGCTCATCGGCCAGCAGTTTGGAAATGCCACTGTTCCCCATGGCCTGTGACAGCGCCAGTGCCCCGCCCACAATCAGCACTATGTCGATGGGAAAGCGGCGCTTAAGCTCAGACAGGGTCACCACCTGAGTCAACAGCAAACCTGCCACGAACAATGTCAGCCCCTTTAGGAGCGGCAGCACATTGAACATGGCAAGACCTATCACAGCGGCAAAGCTTGCCAGCACCCAGGCACTGCGACGGGGTGACAAACGGGTGGCCGAATCCACGCCGTTCACCAGCAAAAATTCTTTATCGAGCCGCTGGGATGCATCGCCAAACTGCTTGCCGGGTACCAGCAACAGGGCATCCCCGGCCTGTAATTCGATAGTGCCCAGGCCACCGCGCAGACGCTCGTGGCCGCGGCGCACCGCCACCACTACGGCATCGAAACGCTCACGGAACTGGGCGTCCTTCAGGCTTACACCATTGAGGCTGGAAGAGTGACTGATAATGGCCTCGGCCAGACTCTGACCGTTCATGGTGTGATGGCCATAAAGGGTCAGACCGGCGATTTCCTGCAGTACGGCCACCGACTCCATATCACCGGCAAACAAAAGCACATCGCCTTGCTGGAGCACCTCTTCGGGGGTGACCGGAATAATAGTGGTTTTTTCATCACCGATAACACGCTGAATTTCGGCCAAATACAGCTTGCGCAAATGCCTGAGGCCCGCATCACTCACGGTTTTGCCAATCAGAATAGAGCCCGCGGCAATACGCGCCTCGAGGAAATACGGCAGGTTCTGCTCATCTTCGGCTTTTTCGGTAATGGGCAGGCGGTCGGCAATCAGCCACAGCACCAGCATACCCGCCAGCACCACACCTATGGCCACCCCAGTGGTGGTAAAAAACTGCAACAGCGGCAGACCGGCGCGATCCAAAAAACTGTTGATCACCAGATTGGTGGACGTACCAATCAGGGTCAGAGTACCGCCAAAGGTGGCCGCAAAGGCCATGGGCAACATCAGCTTGGAAGGAGCATAACGCTGGTTGCGCTTGATGGCACCAATCAGGCTTGCCACCACAGCCGTATTGGCGGTGAAGGATGACAGCACCGAGGTAGAAAACCACAGCTTGGTAAGCACAGTGCGCAGGCCGCCACGACTTAACTGCACCCCGACCCAGCTGATAAGGCGGGTCTTTTCCAACGCCACCGAGGCCAGCAGCAAGAGCACCAGCGTCAGCAGGGATGAGTCGGTAAATGAGGCAGACAACTCGTTCAAACTCAGTGAGTTGGAGACGTAGGATAAGAGTGCGACTGCGGCAAACACCCAGGATGCCGGCAAGCGGGTACAGACAAGGGTACCGACCAGCGTCAGTACCATGCCTATTACCCAATATTGCTCCAGCGTCATAGCCTTATCCTTGTATCCGGGAAAAAACGGGCCCGAGGGCCCGCTGTGTATCTGGTGGCATCAGCCGCTACTGCTTACTGATATCCAGCGCCTGCCAGTGGGGGAAGTGCTTGCGGATAAGGGCATTGAGCTCAAGCTCAAACTCACTGAAATCCGTCGTTTTGTGCTCGGCTTCCAGCGCGCTTTCCACCAGTCCTGCGCCCACTGTGATGTTGCTGATACGGTCGATAAAGATAAATCCACCGGTATCGCGGTTATCCTGGTAGGGGTCAAACACCACGGCTTCATCCAGCTCAAGCTCCACCAGGGCAATGCCATTGAGTGGCAGCGCTGTGGCCTTGTCTTCGGCCAAGGTGTTCACATCTATGCTGTGAATGATGTGGCGCACCGTACCCGGCACCTTACGGGTACCCAGCTTGATGTTGTACTGCTTACCCGGAGTCAGTGGCTGCTCGTGCATCCACACCACCTTGGCCAGCAGCCGATTGGATACGGTCACATCGCTTGATGCAGGCACTATCACATCGCCACGGCTGATATCGATTTCATCATTCAGCGTCAGGGTCACGGCCTGACCGGCAAAGGCCTCACCAAGCTCACCATCGAAAGTGACAATGCTTTTAACCGTGGAGGCTTTACCGGAAGGCAGGGCCTTGACCGCATCACCCACTTTGAAACTGCCGCTGGCAATGGTGCCGGCAAAACCACGGAAATCCAGGTTCGGGCGGCTCACGTACTGCACCGGCAGGCGGGCTTCAAAGTCACGGTTGGCACCGGTAACCGGGGCATTTTCGAGAATCGACAGCAAGGTTTCGCCGCTGTACCAGGGGCTTTGCTCTGAGCGGCTGACCACGTTGTCGCCCTTGAGGGCCGACAGGGGCACAAACTTGATGTCCGGTACCTTAAGCTGCTCGGCAAAGGCGAGATACTCGCGTTTGATTTCTTCAAAGCGCGCTTCATCAAAGCCCAGCAAGTCCATCTTGTTGACGGCCACCACAAACTGCTTGATGCCCAAAAGCGAGCAGATAAAGCTGTGGCGACGGGTCTGGGTTTGCACGCCGTAGCGGGCATCCACCAGAATGATGGCCAGGTCGCAGTTGGACGCGCCCGTGGCCATATTGCGGGTGTACTGTTCGTGGCCGGGGGTGTCGGCGATGATGAACTTGCGCTTCT
This portion of the Shewanella amazonensis SB2B genome encodes:
- a CDS encoding cytochrome b/b6 domain-containing protein, with protein sequence MNGNPSGNGLQRVWLKLQPKLHLMVLLPLLPVLVSAPFLLLGRRLRDNASVWDVLHVYLGLLLVPISLLLLISCVTQGRWRQFFPLWGSDALRQDIKALASAKLPKGGGSGLFSLLEGLCALVLVAVALTGLGWYVTEGSAEALSWRAWHKDLAIGFVVLLALHVLAALSHLLDFFRQ
- the hemG gene encoding menaquinone-dependent protoporphyrinogen IX dehydrogenase translates to MSKTLILFSTVHGQTRKICDRIAEVMRGLDHEVTLMPLDQAPSLEGFDKVVLGASIRHGKHNSAVYQFIEQNLDALRSRAGAFFSVSLVARKQAKNTAATNPYMQDFLAKSPWRPELLEVFGGNLHYQGYSAMDRNIIRFIMWLTKGPTDPNTKVEYTDWQKVDRFSREIASMEILSR
- a CDS encoding MFS transporter, whose translation is MLSGSEGQQAQRLLLWMTFIMSMVFAVWQALLNNFVIERAHFSGAEIGMLQSLREVPGFLAFTAIFVLLIIREQSFALLSLLVMSIGVAITGFLPSVMGLYFTTVLMSVGFHYYETLNQSLTLQWVDKEHTAGFMGKALSWKAAAALGGYGSIWLLMTVFKLDYVWMYAFVGGMGCLMTLGLWRHFPRFDTGEVQHKKVILRRRYWLYYLLTFFSGARRQIFVVFAGFMMVEKFHYSVSEITALFLINYVINLLFAPAIGRLIGRIGERNALCLEYVGLIGVFVSYALVENAHFAAALYVIDHLLFAMAIAMKTYFQKIADRPDIAASMSVSFTINHIAAVVIPVLLGYLWLESNAAVFYIGAAMAVCSLMLSLNVPRHPAPGNEVLFPAKALTQRPDAAQ
- a CDS encoding TIGR03899 family protein — translated: MSNTDSEPEFSLTSANSQSDTSARRKALLLGRILGLASEEGYRPSNVSVAERAAHRARKMAAQHQANVESIYTLALKHTPSDIVGADPDPDWLYQFFQMAEQIHNRRMQELWARILAKELTEPGNFSLRTLETLRRLTWREAQTLEKALAVAVRVGSDDRLKILSGFRVTGGIGQLFRKSSSVTLPLSQFGLPYSALVTLMDLGILHSSEFETGELDPKRSFSLILPKTELKLTPKHGHLLLSYYRFSTVGDELAHLVRPHTESNFGPALKGMLAKDFDVT
- a CDS encoding DUF2986 domain-containing protein, which gives rise to MNRKKKINQTLIAKDKKKKAKLHGSNKPKYVSKADRERLAQLAVADGPELGSSDAVVSEHQPAN
- a CDS encoding aspartate/glutamate racemase family protein, giving the protein MKTIGLLGGMSWESSLNYYKAINEGVKARLGGLHSAKILMYSVNFAEIEQLQHQGDWSTCATILTDAAKSIESAGADFLLICTNTMHKVAPEIDANIGIPILHIADATAERLKSDGIDRVGLLGTRFTMEQDFYKSRLIERYGIEVLVPNAAERELVHDVIYNELCLGKIKPKSREVYLAIIDSLANAGAEAIILGCTEIALLVEQNHTHIKLYDTTQIHAEQAVAKALE
- a CDS encoding GGDEF domain-containing protein translates to MVNLNGVLNISNLSRALLIRILFFSGFFTLLITSFQLYSDYQRGVLDIQREAELSIKQTEESLAAAVFELYDVRVESILDSINSFNAFAEVTLIVDSKLPGYNSINYVVTKKWSEDAIKKEYSKELTYKALNIKIGKINYKLNSSPLKEKIFSQAWTILLSQFIKTIFVSAFILHIFQKFVIKHLAEISTWLNNFKPDTSYNPKNIDLESDSSNEMTKLKSAILEMGQQVYRHTIELESMVALRTAELEKLAYTDGLTGIANRSAFFSRAEAELRKSHRLSYDVGILMLDLDHFKSINDTFGHEAGDNVLKLVADTISTCLREIDMFGRVGGEEFAILVPGTDKFGMQALAERLKSAVSNTDVSFLDAEKKISVSIGYTKIYPNESLKSALKRADENLYSAKRNGRNCYVTEIDFLPKVVNQTD
- the cysC gene encoding adenylyl-sulfate kinase, with amino-acid sequence MNHIVWHQHAITHSERAAQKGHRGAILWFTGLSGAGKSTLAGALEAELFRRGLHSYLLDGDNVRHGLCKDLGFSLEDRRENIRRVGEVAKLMLDAGLLVLSAFVSPQRAERDLVRALVGEGEFIEVHVATPLTVCESRDPKGLYQKARAGEIKDFTGISSPYEAPVSAELVIDTSEGDLDSQVAKLVDYLISGGYIPA
- a CDS encoding SLC13 family permease → MTLEQYWVIGMVLTLVGTLVCTRLPASWVFAAVALLSYVSNSLSLNELSASFTDSSLLTLVLLLLASVALEKTRLISWVGVQLSRGGLRTVLTKLWFSTSVLSSFTANTAVVASLIGAIKRNQRYAPSKLMLPMAFAATFGGTLTLIGTSTNLVINSFLDRAGLPLLQFFTTTGVAIGVVLAGMLVLWLIADRLPITEKAEDEQNLPYFLEARIAAGSILIGKTVSDAGLRHLRKLYLAEIQRVIGDEKTTIIPVTPEEVLQQGDVLLFAGDMESVAVLQEIAGLTLYGHHTMNGQSLAEAIISHSSSLNGVSLKDAQFRERFDAVVVAVRRGHERLRGGLGTIELQAGDALLLVPGKQFGDASQRLDKEFLLVNGVDSATRLSPRRSAWVLASFAAVIGLAMFNVLPLLKGLTLFVAGLLLTQVVTLSELKRRFPIDIVLIVGGALALSQAMGNSGISKLLADELTAGFSGVHYFFVMAGVYLLTLFLTELMSNNAAAALVCPIAISLAQGLGIDPMPFIMAVLFGASASFISPWGYQTNLLVFTVGNYRLKQYVGVGIPMAIAYTFAVLALIPLMFPFHSL
- the cysN gene encoding sulfate adenylyltransferase subunit CysN → MSIAQQVKDLGIEQYLERQQHKSLLKFLTCGSVDDGKSTLIGRLLHDSAQIYEDQLAALSKDSKVHGTTGEAIDLALLVDGLQAEREQGITIDVAYRYFSTEKRKFIIADTPGHEQYTRNMATGASNCDLAIILVDARYGVQTQTRRHSFICSLLGIKQFVVAVNKMDLLGFDEARFEEIKREYLAFAEQLKVPDIKFVPLSALKGDNVVSRSEQSPWYSGETLLSILENAPVTGANRDFEARLPVQYVSRPNLDFRGFAGTIASGSFKVGDAVKALPSGKASTVKSIVTFDGELGEAFAGQAVTLTLNDEIDISRGDVIVPASSDVTVSNRLLAKVVWMHEQPLTPGKQYNIKLGTRKVPGTVRHIIHSIDVNTLAEDKATALPLNGIALVELELDEAVVFDPYQDNRDTGGFIFIDRISNITVGAGLVESALEAEHKTTDFSEFELELNALIRKHFPHWQALDISKQ